A window of the Ipomoea triloba cultivar NCNSP0323 chromosome 14, ASM357664v1 genome harbors these coding sequences:
- the LOC116003985 gene encoding uncharacterized protein LOC116003985, which produces MIKNTLHALDERIEEMDTKYKRIVGNLAANLAATTLKVRTRYFHRVGVSGKGVLKIYDNIKGFPEHKIFQGGKTYPVIVRHSNSLSADDDARLDARGAALRILSDELDNKTPLLDLTLKTGKAFYARTISDFATWLVCGLAAREAQVERMPHVRDAVWTSLRNANSYTELHYYSNICRLFRFADGKEMYVKFKLRPADEGITEDSGKVQPIGILPPETGAIPRSEHDTRPLQFLADDFQKRVISPGGVRYIFQLQFRSVPDDEATQDIALDCTRPWDETEFPYIDVGEITLCENLTREQSEELEFNPFLLCHEIDVIRATSASQSASIDHGRSLVYEICQHLRNEEPMPEAWRNFIEQSDVKVDLSGCPIAPQLVKKDTYEVTLARTWYQTSWSTFAQPLLQTFFPYFLLGYTTYAPLKAILILNKTTKYPLYGLLPLFWVSSGLLSALACAVAKWALTTKKKDGGTLPIWSTSLFMETLWQAFRTLVSDYFMDMASGSMLFVLWMKLMGSEVEAGQGVYVDSMGALLNPEMVEIERGGCVGRDALLFGHIYEGGGMVKFGKVSIGEDGFMGSRAVAMPGVVIEEGCSLGALSLAMKEEIVKSR; this is translated from the coding sequence ATGATCAAGAACACGCTGCATGCATTAGATGAGAGGATAGAAGAAATGGACACAAAATACAAGAGGATTGTAGGAAACCTAGCTGCAAATTTGGCTGCCACTACTCTAAAAGTCAGAACAAGATATTTCCATAGAGTTGGTGTGAGTGGAAAAGGTGTGCTAAAGATATATGACAACATTAAAGGATTTCCAGAACACAAGATCTTCCAAGGTGGGAAAACTTACCCTGTCATAGTCCGGCACAGCAACAGTTTAAGTGCTGATGATGATGCAAGGCTGGATGCTCGTGGTGCAGCATTGAGAATACTCTCTGATGAATTGGATAACAAGACCCCACTCCTGGACTTGACACTAAAGACAGGGAAAGCATTTTATGCTCGCACCATTTCTGACTTTGCAACTTGGCTAGTGTGTGGGCTAGCCGCAAGGGAGGCACAGGTGGAGCGCATGCCACATGTGAGAGATGCAGTTTGGACATCCCTTCGCAATGCAAACTCATATACTGAGCTGCATTACTACTCAAACATATGCCGGCTCTTCAGGTTTGCAGATGGAAAAGAAATGTATGTGAAATTCAAGCTGAGGCCTGCAGATGAAGGGATCACTGAGGATTCTGGTAAAGTGCAGCCTATTGGAATCCTTCCCCCGGAAACTGGTGCAATTCCAAGATCAGAACATGACACACGCCCTTTGCAATTCCTAGCTGATGACTTTCAGAAACGTGTAATTTCTCCAGGAGGGGTTAGATACATTTTCCAGCTGCAATTCCGGTCAGTCCCTGATGATGAAGCCACACAGGACATTGCACTCGACTGCACTAGACCATGGGATGAGACAGAATTCCCCTATATTGATGTTGGGGAGATAACCCTCTGTGAGAACCTTACCAGAGAGCAGTCAGAAGAGCTGGAATTCAACCCTTTCCTACTATGTCATGAGATTGACGTCATCAGGGCAACATCAGCCTCACAAAGCGCTTCAATTGATCATGGTCGTTCCTTAGTATACGAGATATGCCAACACTTGAGAAATGAGGAGCCAATGCCAGAAGCCTGGAGAAACTTTATAGAGCAATCTGATGTGAAGGTTGACCTTTCAGGCTGCCCAATTGCACCCCAGTTAGTAAAGAAGGATACCTATGAAGTGACTCTTGCAAGGACATGGTATCAAACCTCCTGGTCTACATTTGCTCAACCATTACTACAAACATTCTTTCCTTACTTTCTGTTAGGATACACAACCTATGCTCCCCTCAAAGCAATCCTAATTCTGaacaaaactacaaaatatCCATTATACGGGCTGCTTCCTTTGTTTTGGGTGTCATCAGGGCTATTGTCAGCGCTGGCTTGTGCAGTGGCCAAATGGGCACTaacaacaaagaagaaagatggtGGAACATTACCCATTTGGAGCACAAGCCTGTTCATGGAGACACTATGGCAGGCATTTAGAACTCTAGTCAGTGACTACTTCATGGATATGGCTAGTGGTTCAATGTTATTTGTGCTGTGGATGAAGCTCATGGGGTCAGAAGTTGAAGCAGGTCAGGGGGTTTATGTGGACAGCATGGGAGCCTTGCTGAACCCTGAGATGGTTGAGATTGAGAGAGGAGGTTGTGTGGGGAGAGATGCCCTTCTGTTTGGGCACATATATGAAGGTGGAGGGATGGTTAAATTTGGGAAGGTTAGCATTGGGGAAGATGGATTTATGGGGAGTAGAGCTGTGGCTATGCCTGGGGTGGTGATCGAAGAGGGTTGTAGTCTTGGTGCCCTCTCCCTTGCCATGAAAGAAGAAATTGTAAAGTCAAGGTAA
- the LOC116004307 gene encoding putative late blight resistance protein homolog R1B-16 codes for MPNISNPYNDKAVGFKKEAETIINQLIYGSKEREVVLITGMGGLGKTTLARRLYKEKIVANHFDSNAWGTISQEYDYKDLLNKIYSQVCGREIEIDNVAEELRKSLMGRRYLIVLDDIWSVKAWEELNRVFPSCDNGSRIVLTSRQERVVSDAKHICLPFFTTDESWELLQVKLFKGSRCPEELENVGKEISKKCGGLPLVVCLIAGLLERVEKSEQMWHEFLLTINSCAEFRDGIRSKDAIKLSYHHLSYNLKHCLLYFAAFPEDKRIEVSYLIKLWISEGFIDIKEEERVEDTAKYCLNHLVGSNLVMVSERKYDGGILSCVVHDLVRDFCLAKVKEENFLHIIKMEDKLNSTLEFTPHRISFHRYGDNLIPNELVPWNSSIHTLLGYPKVHRNNGAKVYNVSWVGKKFEHLTILDIEFIGVDKLILSEINSLIHLRYLALYLCGCGSVSPLSLKNLEGLIKLTSYKDLHLPKYFWNMKSLRHMTIHHYNCDSCPTVPTPVNETISGLEVLQTLDLKTSLSTRDEHLLRKLPHLKYLSCLVSSSYSFAEIDILHHLESLRLYNSCDDKPYIHENPHLLNDLKLSKFPSGIKKINLEGITLSSSAISIIAQLSNLEALILACCKFEEGLEWNVDEETQFHKLKYLQLDHLDIRIWNICSVESFPCLEQVILDYCMELREVPYTLADISTLKLLSVRSCHNSIESSAKKIEEDVRDIGNEQLIVEIISSEMCRLLIFNSL; via the coding sequence ATGCCAAACATCTCTAATCCATATAATGATAAAGCTGTGGGTTTCAAGAAGGAAGCAGAAACAATCATAAATCAGCTCATTTATGGGTCAAAGGAGAGAGAAGTTGTTTTAATTACAGGCATGGGTGGATTGGGAAAGACAACTCTGGCTAGGAGATTATATAAGGAGAAAATTGTAGCCAACCACTTTGACAGCAATGCATGGGGTACAATTTCTCAAGAATATGACTACAAGGATTtgttaaacaaaatatatagtcAAGTATGTGGTCGTGAGATAGAGATTGACAATGTAGCTGAAGAGCTTCGCAAAAGTTTGATGGGAAGGAGATACCTCATAGTGTTGGATGATATTTGGAGTGTTAAAGCATGGGAAGAGTTAAATAGAGTTTTTCCCTCATGTGACAATGGAAGTAGAATTGTTTTAACAAGCAGACAAGAAAGGGTGGTTTCTGATGCCAAACATATTTGTCTTCCTTTCTTCACTACTGATGAAAGTTGGGAATTATTGCAAGTGAAGTTATTTAAAGGGAGTAGATGCCCTGAAGAGCTTGAAAATGTTGGAAAAGAAATATCTAAAAAATGTGGGGGACTACCTTTAGTAGTTTGTTTAATAGCCGGTCTTCTTGAAAGAGTTGAAAAGAGTGAGCAAATGTGGCATGAATTTCTTCTTACTATAAACTCATGTGCTGAATTTAGAGATGGAATACGGAGCAAAGATGCGATAAAACTTAGTTACCACCATTTATCATATAATTTGAAACATTGCTTACTTTACTTTGCAGCATTCCCAGAGGATAAAAGAATTGAAGTTTCCTATCTAATAAAACTATGGATATCTGAAGGGTTCATAGACATTAAGGAGGAGGAGAGAGTAGAAGACACGGCAAAGTATTGTTTGAACCATCTGGTTGGCAGTAACTTAGTAATGGTTTCTGAAAGGAAGTACGATGGTGGCATCTTATCATGCGTTGTTCATGATTTGGTACGTGATTTTTGCTTAGCAAAAGTTAAAGAGGAAAATTTCTTGCACATAATTAAGATGGAAGATAAGTTGAATTCAACTCTGGAATTTACTCCACACCGAATATCTTTCCATAGATATGGTGATAATTTGATTCCTAATGAATTGGTACCATGGAATTCTTCCATCCACACACTTTTGGGTTACCCAAAGGTGCACAGAAACAATGGCGCAAAGGTTTATAATGTCTCATGGgttggaaaaaaatttgaaCATCTCACAATCTTGGATATAGAGTTCATTGGTGtggataaattaattttatctgAAATTAACTCACTAATTCATCTAAGATACCTAGCTCTCTATCTATGTGGATGTGGATCTGTCTCACCATTGTCACTGAAGAATCTTGAGGGTCTCATAAAGTTGACTTCATACAAGGATTTGCATTTGccaaaatatttttggaatatgAAAAGTTTGAGACATATGACTATCCACCACTATAATTGTGATTCATGCCCAACAGTACCAACTCCAGTTAATGAAACAATTTCTGGTTTAGAAGTCTTACAGACCTTAGATTTGAAAACTTCTTTGAGTACAAGGGATGAGCATTTATTGAGAAAGCTTCCCCATCTCAAATATTTGAGCTGTCTGGTTTCGTCATCATATTCATTTGCTGAAATTGACATTCTCCATCATCTTGAATCTCTTCGGTTATACAATAGTTGCGATGATAAACCATATATCCATGAGAATCCGCATCTTCTTAACGATCTTAAACTCAGCAAGTTTCCATCAGGtatcaagaaaataaatttggaGGGTATTACTCTTTCCTCGTCAGCAATTTCAATAATTGCACAACTCTCCAATCTTGAGGCTTTAATACTAGCCTGTTGCAAGTTTGAGGAGGGTTTAGAATGGAATGTGGATGAGGAAACCCAATTCCACAAACTAAAATACCTCCAATTAGACCATCTTGATATTAGAATTTGGAATATTTGCAGTGTTGAGTCTTTTCCTTGCCTTGAGCAAGTAATTTTGGATTATTGTATGGAGTTGCGGGAGGTGCCTTATACATTGGCAGATATTTCAACATTGAAATTGCTCAGTGTGCGTAGCTGCCATAATAGCATTGAAAGTTCAGCGAAGAAAATTGAGGAAGATGTACGAGACATAGGAAATGAGCAACTTATTGTCGAGATTATATCAAGTGAAATGTGCAGACTTCTGATCTTCAATTCACTCTAA